A single genomic interval of Hoplias malabaricus isolate fHopMal1 chromosome 7, fHopMal1.hap1, whole genome shotgun sequence harbors:
- the si:ch211-221n20.8 gene encoding fibropellin-1 encodes MVNLHPPTKSPDFRGNQVNTEGQNSSCAAGYAQRGAATCEDINECEQSDPGPCGYHSNCTNTLGSYVCNCLRGYMMTAGGCQDIDECSLAAVTGLQACGKGAMCKNSLGSFSCHCPAGYVLKINGNSCIDVDECSYEESCKREFGNVCVNTEGSYKCVCQNGFEEDKTACTDVDECVELQGVCTNQGECKNTLGSYKCVCSRGYRGNGTHCTDVNECVSGFHSCDANARCGNVMGSYYCQCHQGYSGDGHSCYDVDECALNNGLCEHTCINRPGTYSCVCNAGYTLTKDLHNCTDVDECVSGNVTCEQICTNTPGSFFCSCKKGYQLHIDRYSCVDIDECKLQNGGCSHGCTNTPGGHICHCPAPLLLNHLNTTCVNITSCGLWNGGCDHVCSLGAEGQVQCSCREGWELAKDQRTCLDVDECVNFNGGCEQVCVNHAGSFNCTCRSGFESRTDDPYKCQPVCEPSCQNSGVCIAPNTCDCPAGYPGPGCSAMCSPPCAHGGTCMRWNTCLCQPGWTGEGCHTAVCELPCGNGGRCVAPNICQCPSDYTGLQCLTPICTPPCLNGGRCVDVNTCSCAGAWQGSRCQIEPVQCVKSCKNGGVCVGLNRCRCVSGFTGVLCETAITTPCVPPCQHGATCSPHNTCSCPAGTSGMRCEKLTCPVVTTVVSMARAVRKGFRESYVDRCGPLGIQLCTKYRINQARVYLQAYRVGYKIQCPDIARP; translated from the exons ATGGTCA acCTACACCCTCCCACCAAAAGTCCAGACTTTCGAGGAAACCAAGTGAACACTGAGGGTCAAAACAGCTCCTGTGCTGCAGGCTATGCTCAGAGGGGGGCAGCAACGTGTGAAG ATATTAATGAGTGTGAGCAGAGTGACCCTGGACCCTGTGGTTACCACAGCAACTGCACCAACACCCTGGGCTCCTATGTGTGTAACTGTCTCCGTGGTTACATGATGACTGCTGGGGGCTGTCAAG acatAGATGAATGTTCCTTAGCTGCAGTGACTGGTCTGCAGGCTTGTGGCAAAGGGGCGATGTGTAAGAATAGCCTTGGGTCCTTCTCTTGCCACTGTCCAGCTGGATATGTCCTGAAAATTAATGGAAACAGCTGTATtg ATGTGGATGAGTGCAGTTATGAAGAGAGTTGTAAGAGGGAATTTGGAAACGTGTGTGTGAACACAGAGGGCAGCTACAAATGCGTGTGTCAGAATGGCTTTGAAGAAGACAAGACAGCTTGCACAG ATGTGGATGAATGTGTTGAGCTACAAGGTGTGTGTACTAATCAAGGAGAATGTAAGAACACACTGGGGAGTTACAAGTGTGTATGTTCGCGTGGATACCGTGGCAATGGGACACACTGCACAG acgtgaatgagtgtgtatcagGGTTTCACAGCTGTGATGCAAATGCTCGCTGCGGGAATGTCATGGGCTCGTATTACTGTCAGTGCCACCAGGGCTACAGCGGAGATGGACATTCCTGCTATG ATGTGGATGAATGTGCACTGAACAATGGCCTTTGTGAGCACACCTGTATCAATCGGCCTGGCACATACAGCTGTGtgtgcaatgcaggatatacaCTGACAAAGGACCTACATAACTGTACAG atgtagatgaatgtgtgagtggtaATGTGACGTGTGAGCAGATCTGCACTAACACACCAGGCTCCTTCTTTTGCTCCTGTAAGAAGGGATATCAGCTGCACATTGACAGATACAGCTGTGTGG acaTAGACGAGTGTAAGCTGCAGAATGGGGGCTGTTCTCATGGCTGCACAAACACACCAGGAGGACACATATGTCACTGCCCAGCTCCATTGCTATTAAACCACCTCAACACTACCTGCGTCA ACATCACTTCCTGTGGCTTGTGGAATGGAGGCTGTGATCATGTATGCTCTCTGGGTGCTGAGGGACAGGTTCAGTGCAGCTGCAGAGAAGGCTGGGAGCTGGCCAAGGATCAAAGAACCTGCCTTG ATGTGGACGAGTGTGTAAACTTTAATGGGGGAtgtgagcaggtgtgtgtgaatcacGCTGGCAGCTTTAACTGTACCTGTAGGTCAGGCTTTGAATCTCGAACAGATGACCCCTACAAATGCCAGC CGGTATGTGAACCCAGCTGCCAGAATTCTGGCGTGTGTATCGCACCAAACACCTGTGACTGTCCTGCTGGCTACCCTGGTCCTGGATGTTCAG ctATGTGTTCACCACCCTGTGCTCATGGGGGAACCTGTATGCGTTGGAACACCTGCCTCTGCCAACCTGGCTGGACAGGAGAGGGTTGCCACACAG CGGTATGTGAGTTGCCATGTGGAAACGGTGGTCGATGTGTAGCTCCTAACATCTGCCAATGTCCCTCTGATTATACTGGTTTACAGTGCCTCACTC CCATCTGTACTCCTCCGTGTCTGAACGGTGGGAGGTGTGTGGATGTCAACACCTGCAGCTGTGCTGGAGCTTGGCAAGGATCCCGATGCCAGATAG AACCTGTTCAGTGTGTGAAGTCCTGTAAGAATGGTGGCGTGTGTGTTGGACTGAACAGGTGCCGCTGCGTCAGTGGCTTTACTGGTGTTCTTTGTGAAACAG CTATCACTACTCCCTGTGTACCACCCTGCCAGCATGGTGCCACATGCAGCCCACACAACACTTGCTCTTGTCCGGCAGGGACGAGTGGCATGCGCTGTGAGAAACT GACATGTCCAGTTGTAACCACAGTGGTCAGTATGGCACGAGCAGTGCGTAAAGGATTTAGAGAGAGTTATGTGGACCGATGTGGACCTCTGGGCATTCAACTCTGTACCAAGTACAG GATAAACCAGGCCCGTGTGTATCTGCAGGCATATAGAGTGGGCTACAAAATCCAGTGTCCTGATATAGCAAGACCATGA